One window from the genome of Lonchura striata isolate bLonStr1 chromosome 24, bLonStr1.mat, whole genome shotgun sequence encodes:
- the SLC25A34 gene encoding solute carrier family 25 member 34: protein MAAGTLAPRPADSLQEFQYPPQNSPPAGGVPPATDLVLGATAGCLACFLTNPLEVVKTRLQLQGELQPPGTYPRPYRGVLRAAVAVCRADGLRGLQKGLAAGLLYQGLMNGVRFYCYSHAEDAGWTGYPGGTVAAGAVAGAVGAIVGSPAYLVKTHLQAQTLSAMAVGHQHNHESISGAFRSIYQQHGVVGLWRGVSGAVPRVAVGSAVQLATFASAKDWVCERQWFRKGSWAAVLAGGMVSGVAVAVTMTPFDVISTRLYNQPVDADGTGKLYRGFLDCILQISSKEGLLGLYKGIGAVYLRLGPHTVLSLFFWDKLRNMVQH from the exons ATGGCGGCGGGGACCCTCGCCCCCCGCCCTGCCGACTCCCTGCAGGAATTCCAGTACcccccccaaaacagccccccgGCCGGGGGAGTGCCCCCGGCCACCGACCTGGTGCTGGGGGCCACGGCCGGGTGCTTGGCCTGCTTCCTCACCAACCCGCTGGAGGTGGTGAAGACgcggctgcagctgcagggcgagCTGCAGCCCCCGGGCACGTACCCCCGGCCCTACCGCGGGGTGCTGCGGGCGGCCGTGGCCGTGTGCCGGGCGGACGGGCTGCGGGGGCTGCAGAAGGGGCTGGCGGCCGGGCTGCTCTACCAGGGGCTCATGAACGGCGTCCGCTTCTACTGCTATTCCCACGCCGAGGACGCCGGCTGGACCGGGTATCCCGGCGGGACCGTGGCCGCCGGGGCCGTGGCCGGGGCGGTGGGAGCCATCGTGGGCAGCCCCGCGTACCTG GTCAAGACCCACCTCCAAGCCCAGACACTGTCGGCCATGGCCGTGGGCCACCAGCACAACCATGAG AGCATCTCCGGCGCTTTCAGGAGCATCTACCAGCAGCACGGGGTGGTGGGGCTGTGGCGGGGGGTGTCGGGCGCCGTGCCCCGCGTGGCCGTGGGCTCGGCCGTGCAGCTCGCCACCTTCGCCTCCGCCAAGGACTGGGTCTGCGAGCGCCAG TGGTTCAGGAagggcagctgggcagcggTGCTGGCGGGGGGCATGGTGAGtggtgtggctgtggctgtgacaATGACACCTTTTGACGTGATCAGCACGCGGCTCTACAACCAGCCGGTGGACGCCGACGGCACG GGCAAGCTCTACCGAGGTTTTTTGGATTGTATCCTGCAAATCTCCAGCAAAGAGGGGCTGCTGGGCTTGTACAAGGGCATTGGCGCCGTCTACCTCCGCCTCGGTCCCCACACCGTCCTCAGCCTTTTCTTTTGGGACAAGCTCAGGAACATGGTTCAGCACTAG